In Etheostoma cragini isolate CJK2018 chromosome 9, CSU_Ecrag_1.0, whole genome shotgun sequence, the following are encoded in one genomic region:
- the aldh7a1 gene encoding alpha-aminoadipic semialdehyde dehydrogenase isoform X1 produces MQHSKYFRFSCKYIHALKWTWPCALYINMQHCLTLTFARHSRLLLRNKFPSVYHQQSAAMSGLLINQPKYSWLKELGLSEDNPGVYNGSWGGSGEVITSYCPANNEPIARVTQATMAEYEETVQKTREAWKLWADIPAPKRGEIVRQIGDALRKKINVLGSLVSLEMGKIYVEGVGEVQEYVDVCDYAVGLSRMIGGPMLPSERPGHALIEQWNPVGLVGIITAFNFPVAVYGWNNAIALTCGNVCLWKGAPTTPLTSVAVSKIVAEVLERNNLPGAICSMTCGGADIGTAMAKDERVDLLSFTGSTHVGKMVAMMVQDRFGRKLLELGGNNAIIVFEDADLSLVVPSAVFASVGTAGQRCTTTRRLMLHESVHDTVIERVAKAYKQVRIGDPWDPTTLYGPLHTKQAVDQYLAAIEQAKQQGGTVVCGGKVMDRPGNYVEPTIITGLAHDAPIVHTETFVPILYVLKFKTEEEAFAWNNEVKQGLSSSIFTKDMGRVFRWLGPKGSDCGIVNVNIPTSGAEIGGAFGGEKHTGGGRESGSDSWKQYMRRSTCTINYSKDLPLAQGIKFE; encoded by the exons ATGCAGCACAGTAAGTACTTCCGTTTCAGCTGCAAGTACATCCATGCTCTGAAGTGGACGTGGCCCTGCGCACTTTATATCAAC ATGCAGCACTGCCTCACACTGACCTTTGCCCGGCACAGTAGGCTCCTCTTGAGAAATAAATTTCCATCTGTATACCACCAGCAGTCGGCAGCCATGTCGGGTCTTCTCATCAACCAGCCCAAATACTCCTGGCTGAAGGAGCTGGGCCTGTCAGAGGACAACCCTGGCGTTTATAACGGGAGCTGGGGAGGTAGCGGGGAAGTCATCACGTCATACTGCCCAGCCAACAATGAGCCAATTGCTAGAGTAACCCAAGCAACCATGGCGGAGTATGAAGAAACTGTTCAGAAGACGAGGGAGGCTTGGAAGCTGTGGGCAGATATTCCAGCACCCAAAAGAGGAGAGATTGTGAGGCAGATTGGAGATGCACTTAGAAAGAAGATTAACGTCCTAGGGAGCCTGGTGTCTCTGGAAATGGGCAAGATCTATGTTGAGGGAGTGGGAGAGGTTCAGGAATACGTTGATGTCTGTGACTATGCTGTTGGTCTGTCTAGAATGATTGGCGGACCCATGCTGCCTTCAGAGAGACCAGGCCATGCCCTGATCGAACAGTGGAACCCAGTTGGTCTTGTCGGCATCATCACTGCCTTTAACTTCCCTGTGGCTGTCTACGGCTGGAACAACGCCATCGCCCTGACCTGCGGCAACGTCTGCCTCTGGAAAGGAGCTCCAACCACACCTCTCACGAGTGTTGCAGTTTCCAAGATTGTGGCTGAGGTTCTGGAGCGCAACAACCTGCCCGGTGCTATCTGTTCCATGACTTGTGGAGGCGCTGATATCGGCACAGCCATGGCAAAGGATGAGCGGGTGGATCTGCTGTCGTTCACTGGCAGCACCCACGTTGGCAAGATGGTGGCCATGATGGTGCAGGACAGGTTTGGTCGTAAGCTGCTGGAGCTCGGTGGAAACAACGCCATCATTGTGTTTGAGGATGCTGACCTGAGTCTTGTGGTGCCCTCTGCCGTCTTTGCATCTGTAGGAACCGCGGGCCAGCGCTGCACCACCACTAGGAGGCTGATGCTGCACGAGAGTGTTCACGACACGGTGATTGAAAGGGTCGCCAAGGCCTACAAACAAGTCCGTATTGGAGACCCCTGGGATCCCACCACCCTTTACGGGCCTCTGCACACTAAACAAGCCGTGGATCAGTACCTGGCAGCTATTGAGCAAGCCAAGCAGCAGGGTGGCACTGTGGTCTGTGGAGGAAAGGTAATGGACCGTCCTGGAAACTACGTGGAGCCCACCATCATCACAGGGCTGGCCCACGATGCTCCAATTGTCCATACCGAAACCTTTGTCCCCATACTGTACGTCCTCAAGTTCAAGACAGAAGAGGAGGCGTTTGCCTGGAACAACGAGGTTAAGCAGGGCCTGTCCAGCAGCATCTTCACTAAAGATATGGGTCGAGTTTTCCGCTGGTTGGGGCCCAAAGGATCCGACTGTGGCATCGTGAATGTCAACATTCCGACAAGTGGAGCTGAGATCGGAGGAGCCTTTGGTGGGGAGAAACACACGGGAGGTGGAAGAGAGTCTGGCAGTGACTCATGGAAGCAGTACATGAGGCGTTCAACCTGCACAATAAACTACAGCAAGGATCTTCCTCTTGCCCAGGGAATCAAGTTTGAGTGA
- the aldh7a1 gene encoding alpha-aminoadipic semialdehyde dehydrogenase isoform X2, whose product MQHCLTLTFARHSRLLLRNKFPSVYHQQSAAMSGLLINQPKYSWLKELGLSEDNPGVYNGSWGGSGEVITSYCPANNEPIARVTQATMAEYEETVQKTREAWKLWADIPAPKRGEIVRQIGDALRKKINVLGSLVSLEMGKIYVEGVGEVQEYVDVCDYAVGLSRMIGGPMLPSERPGHALIEQWNPVGLVGIITAFNFPVAVYGWNNAIALTCGNVCLWKGAPTTPLTSVAVSKIVAEVLERNNLPGAICSMTCGGADIGTAMAKDERVDLLSFTGSTHVGKMVAMMVQDRFGRKLLELGGNNAIIVFEDADLSLVVPSAVFASVGTAGQRCTTTRRLMLHESVHDTVIERVAKAYKQVRIGDPWDPTTLYGPLHTKQAVDQYLAAIEQAKQQGGTVVCGGKVMDRPGNYVEPTIITGLAHDAPIVHTETFVPILYVLKFKTEEEAFAWNNEVKQGLSSSIFTKDMGRVFRWLGPKGSDCGIVNVNIPTSGAEIGGAFGGEKHTGGGRESGSDSWKQYMRRSTCTINYSKDLPLAQGIKFE is encoded by the coding sequence ATGCAGCACTGCCTCACACTGACCTTTGCCCGGCACAGTAGGCTCCTCTTGAGAAATAAATTTCCATCTGTATACCACCAGCAGTCGGCAGCCATGTCGGGTCTTCTCATCAACCAGCCCAAATACTCCTGGCTGAAGGAGCTGGGCCTGTCAGAGGACAACCCTGGCGTTTATAACGGGAGCTGGGGAGGTAGCGGGGAAGTCATCACGTCATACTGCCCAGCCAACAATGAGCCAATTGCTAGAGTAACCCAAGCAACCATGGCGGAGTATGAAGAAACTGTTCAGAAGACGAGGGAGGCTTGGAAGCTGTGGGCAGATATTCCAGCACCCAAAAGAGGAGAGATTGTGAGGCAGATTGGAGATGCACTTAGAAAGAAGATTAACGTCCTAGGGAGCCTGGTGTCTCTGGAAATGGGCAAGATCTATGTTGAGGGAGTGGGAGAGGTTCAGGAATACGTTGATGTCTGTGACTATGCTGTTGGTCTGTCTAGAATGATTGGCGGACCCATGCTGCCTTCAGAGAGACCAGGCCATGCCCTGATCGAACAGTGGAACCCAGTTGGTCTTGTCGGCATCATCACTGCCTTTAACTTCCCTGTGGCTGTCTACGGCTGGAACAACGCCATCGCCCTGACCTGCGGCAACGTCTGCCTCTGGAAAGGAGCTCCAACCACACCTCTCACGAGTGTTGCAGTTTCCAAGATTGTGGCTGAGGTTCTGGAGCGCAACAACCTGCCCGGTGCTATCTGTTCCATGACTTGTGGAGGCGCTGATATCGGCACAGCCATGGCAAAGGATGAGCGGGTGGATCTGCTGTCGTTCACTGGCAGCACCCACGTTGGCAAGATGGTGGCCATGATGGTGCAGGACAGGTTTGGTCGTAAGCTGCTGGAGCTCGGTGGAAACAACGCCATCATTGTGTTTGAGGATGCTGACCTGAGTCTTGTGGTGCCCTCTGCCGTCTTTGCATCTGTAGGAACCGCGGGCCAGCGCTGCACCACCACTAGGAGGCTGATGCTGCACGAGAGTGTTCACGACACGGTGATTGAAAGGGTCGCCAAGGCCTACAAACAAGTCCGTATTGGAGACCCCTGGGATCCCACCACCCTTTACGGGCCTCTGCACACTAAACAAGCCGTGGATCAGTACCTGGCAGCTATTGAGCAAGCCAAGCAGCAGGGTGGCACTGTGGTCTGTGGAGGAAAGGTAATGGACCGTCCTGGAAACTACGTGGAGCCCACCATCATCACAGGGCTGGCCCACGATGCTCCAATTGTCCATACCGAAACCTTTGTCCCCATACTGTACGTCCTCAAGTTCAAGACAGAAGAGGAGGCGTTTGCCTGGAACAACGAGGTTAAGCAGGGCCTGTCCAGCAGCATCTTCACTAAAGATATGGGTCGAGTTTTCCGCTGGTTGGGGCCCAAAGGATCCGACTGTGGCATCGTGAATGTCAACATTCCGACAAGTGGAGCTGAGATCGGAGGAGCCTTTGGTGGGGAGAAACACACGGGAGGTGGAAGAGAGTCTGGCAGTGACTCATGGAAGCAGTACATGAGGCGTTCAACCTGCACAATAAACTACAGCAAGGATCTTCCTCTTGCCCAGGGAATCAAGTTTGAGTGA